The genomic interval GAATGAAAACCGCGTGGAAAGGGGTCGTGAAACCTTGGATCTCGAGGGGCTCCTCAAAGGAGTCCACCTGCCGCCCGAAGGCGTTGCGCCGGATGGCGATGTCGAGCAGACCGGCCCGGGGCTGCTCGGGATAGCCGAGGATCTCCTTAGCCAGCCAGATGGCCCCGGCGCAGGTTCCCCAGACTGCCAGGCTCCCCTGCTCGACCCGCTCCCGCACCGCCTGCTCCAGGCCGTACTCGCGGGCCAACTTGCCGATGGTGGTGGACTCGCCCCCCGGTACGATGAGGCCGGAAAGGCCCTCGAGCTGCTCTTGCTTGCGCACCTCGAGGGCCTCCACCCCTAGGCTTTGCAACATCTGTTTATGCTCACGAAAATCGCCCTGAAGGGCAAGAACCCCGATCTTCACGCTCAATATCGTCTAGCGTCCGGGGTCTGGCGTCAAGGGTCAGATTGACAAAAGCCCCTAGCAACCTTGCTACATGATCGGGTCGGGACCCAGGCGGCGGATACACCGCACAAAGCTTAGGTCTCCCTGACCCTGGTTGCGCTACCACCCGCGCTTGGCTAGCTTTTCTTCTTCAGCCAGGTAGTCGAGGTTGATGCCCACCATGGCTTCGCCCAACCCCTTTGACACCTCGGCCAGCACCGCGGGATCGTTGTAGTGGGTAACCGCCTTGACGATGGCTTGGGCGCGGCGGAACCAGGCCTTGGGGCGCTCGGCCTCGGAGAGGTTGGCCGCCGACTTGAAGATGCCCGAGCCTACGAACACCCCGTCCATCCCGAGCTGCATCATCAACGCCGCGTCGGCAGGGGTCGCCACCCCTCCGGCGGCGAAGTTCACCACCGGCAGGCGGCCGTTCTCGTGCACCCACAGCACGAGGTCGTAAGGGGCCCCGTTCTCCTTGGCAAAGGTCATGAGCTCTTCTTTGGGCATGGCCTGGATCCGGCGAATATCGCCCAAAACACTCCTGGCGTGACGCACCGCCTCCACCACGTTGCCGGTTCCGGCCTCGCCCTTGGTGCGGATCATGGCCGCTCCCTCACCGATGCGGCGCAGGGCTTCACCGATGTTGGTGGCTCCGCAGACAAAGGGCACCTTGAACTCCCACTTGTTGATGTGGTAGGCCTCGTCGGCAGGGGTCAACACCTCGGACTCGTCGATGAAGTCCACCCCGATGGCCTCGAGGATCTGCGCTTCTACAAAGTGCCCGATGCGCACTTTGGCCATCACGGGGATCGAGACCGCCTCCTTGATCTTTTCGATCATCTCCGGGTCGGACATCCGGGCTACCCCGCCTTGGGCCCGGATGTCGGCGGGGATACGCTCGAGGGCCATCACCGCAGTGGCCCCGGCGTCCTCGGCGATGCGGGCCTGCTCGGGGTTCATCACGTCCATGATCACCCCGCCTTTGAACATCTCGGCGAAGCCGGTCTTTACACGTAGGGTACCTTTCTCCATCACTTCCTCCCGGTATTGCCCAAGGCAACCGCGTTCTAATCTACCACCCAGCGGAACGAAAAGCACGGCTCGAGGCGACAATGCCAGCCGCCTCACGTAGAGCGCTGAAATCAGGGGAGATACGCCAAGGGGTTCCGGGTTGCCCCGCCCACCCGCACCTCGAAGTGGCAGTGTGGGCCGGTGGACCAGCCGGTGGAGCCCACATAGCCGATGAGCTGGCCACGTTCGACGAACTGGCCCGGCTGCACCGCGATGCGGGACATGTGGCCGTAGAGGGTCTCCACCCCCGAGCCATGATCGATGATCACGTGAAGCCCGTAACCCCAGCTGCTCCACCCGGCGGTCTCTACCTGGCCCGCCTTAGCGGCGTAGATGGGGGTGCCCATGGGAGCGGCCAAGTCTATTCCGGTATGGAAGCGCTGAAAAGCCCCGCGCTGGCCGTAATAGGTGGTGATGACGAAGTTACCCAGCGGCCACTGGAAACCGCTGGTGGCGGCCTCATAGTCAACCCGGCGCACCGTGGGAGATTGCCCGGCCTGGGAACGGTGCGCCACTGCAGCCTGTTGCTGCCGCTGTAGGCGAGCCTGGGCCAGCTGCCGCTGTCGCTGCTGTTCGGCCAAACGACGGGCTTCTTCTTGCCTGCGGCGTTCCTCGGCCAGGCGGCGCTGTTCCTCCTCGCGCTGCCGACGCTCCTCCTCCCGCACAGCCAGCAGCCGATCGTAGGTGGTGCGGGCCTGGATGCCCGGCAGGAGAACTAAATCCCCCGCGCGAAGCTCGAGCGGATTCTTGACTCCATTGGCTTTGGCGATGCTCAGCAGCGGAACCCCAAAACGCTCGGCCAGGTCGGCTAACGTCTGCCCCTTGCCCATCTCTATCAGCAAACCCTTGGTCTGGGTGGGAATGTAAATGACACTGCCCTCCGCCAGACGGTCCAGGCTAGAGAGGCTAGGGTTGGCCGATACCAGGTCCAGCTCGGTCACCCCGAAGCGCCGGGCCAAAGTTTGCAGAGTATCTCCGCTCTGTACCACGTACTCACGCACCCCCGGCGGAATGCGCGCCTCGTGCTCGACCTGAGCGGTGATCGGTATGCGCAGCAGCTGCCCTGGTTTTAGATCGGGGCTGCTGATCCCAGTGGACCAAAGGATGGCTCGAGGATCTACTGCATACCGGCTGGCGATGGCGCTCAGGGTATCTCCGGATTTAACCGTATAAAGCACCCAACCTTTTTTGGCGGGTGCATCCAAGACGACCTCGTTCGAGGGGGCTAGCTCTTTCGGGATGTCCAGCGTGGCCAGAGGCAGGTTGAGCAACGCTCCAGCAAACGCGAGTCTCCACCATTCATTAGGCAAGGTCAAGTCCTCCAGGGATGGCGTTGGCTAGGCTACCCTTTGGGCTACCCTGCGAGAGTATAACTACTTTCCGGCTAAAGTTGCAAGGAACTCTTTGTTGCTCTTGGTGCGCGAGAGCCGAGAGAGCAACATCTCCATCGCCTCGGCGGGGTCCATGTCGGCCAGCACCTTGCGCAAGAGCCACACCTTCTGCAGCACCTCCTCCCCCAGGAGGAGTTCCTCGCGGCGGGTGGAGGACTTGGAAATGTCAATGGCCGGGAAGATGCGGCGCTCCTCCAGGCGGCGGTTGAGCTGTAGCTCCATGTTGCCCGTGCCTTTGAACTCTTCGAAGATCACGTCGTCCATGCGGCTGCCGGTCTCGACCAGAGCCGTGGCCAGGATCGTCAGCGAGCCTCCCCCGCGGATGTTGCGGGCCGCCCCCAAGAAGCGCTTGGGGAAGTGCAGGGCCGCCGAGTCCAAGCCCCCCGAGAGGGTGCGGCCCGTCGGCGGCGTGACCAAGTTGTTGGCCCGCGCCAAGCGGGTGATGGAGTCGAGCAGGATCACCACGTGCCCCCCCTCCTCGACGATGCGGCGGGAGCGCTCGTGCACGAACTCGGCCACCCGGATGTGGTTTTGCGGCGGTTCGTCGAAGGTGCTGGCGATGACCTCGGCTCCATCGACCGACTCACGGAAATCGGTGACTTCCTCGGGGCGCTCGTCGATGAGGAGCACGATCACCTTGACGTCGGGTTCGTTCTTGAGGATAGCCTTGGCGATCTTCTTGAGCAGGGTGGTCTTACCGGCCTTGGGTGGGGCCACGATCAACCCGCGCTGCCCCCGCCCGATGGGCGAGAGCAGGTCGATGACCCGGGTAGACATCTCGTCTGGGGTGGTCTCGAGCCTAAGCTGCCGGTCGGGGAATTGAGGGATCAGCTCATCGAACTTGGGCCTGCGGGCGGCGGCTTCGGGATCTAGGTTGTTGACCGCCTCCACCTTCATCAAGGTGCCGTAGCGCTCATTGTCCCGCGGGGGGCGGGCTTTGCCCACCACATAGTCGCCGGTGCGGAGCTGGTGCTGCTTGATCAGGCCTGCGCTGACGATGACCGAGCGGGTCTCGAGGTTGTAGAGGTTTTCCTGCAAAAAGCCATACCCATCCGGGCTGATCTCGAGATAACCCTTGGCGAGCTTTAGACCCTCCCCGGCCGCTTCCTGCTGCAACAGGGCCATCACCAGGTCATCCTTGCCCATTTTCTTGTAGTCTTCGATGCCCTGCCGGGCGGCGATGAGGTGCAACTCGGGCAGAATCTTGGCGGATAGCTCCTGGTAAGAGAGAGGGGTGGATTCAGCGGCGGCTTTCTTGCTGCGTGCGGTTCTCATGGTTACTTCGCCTTCTCCTTGGATTTTTCCCAGTCGGCTAGGAATTGTTGTAGGCCTTTATCGGTAAGCGGATGTTGGATTAGCTGTTGGAACACCTTGGCGGGCATGGTGGCGATGTCGGCCCCGGCCTTGGCGGCTTGCAGCACGTGGACCGGATGGCGAATCGAGGCCGCCAGTACCCGGGTGCCGATGCCGTGGATATCGAAGATCTGGGCGATCTCGGCCACCAGGTCCATGCCATCCCAAGAGATGTCGTCCAGGCGTCCGGCGAAGGGCGAGACGCACCAGGCCCCGGCGCGAGCCGCCAGAAGAGCCTGGTTGGCGGAAAAGATCAGGGTCATGTTGACCCGGATACCTTCGGCCGAGAGGGCCTTGCAGGCTTTGAGCCCCTCCACGATGGTGGGCAGCTTGACCACCACGTTGGGGTCGATCGCGGCCAGCTTACGCCCCTCGGCGATCATGGCCGCGGCCTCGGTGGCCGTCACTTCGGCGGAAACCGGCCCTTGGACGATCTCGCTGATCTCTCGGATCACTTCCTCGAGGTCACGTCCCGACTTGGCGACCAGGCTGGGGTTGGTAGTGACCCCGGCCAGCACGCCCCAAGAGGCAATTTCGCGGATCTCGCTAACTTCGGCCGTATCCAGGTATAAGTCCATACCTCAAGCTCCTCTGACCGGTTTGTACGGGGGTGACAGCGTGGGCTGCCTAAAACACGGCACGGCTAGCTGTTAAGCAGCCTGGGCTGTTGGCTTCAGGTGCAGTCTACTCTAGCGCCACTCGACATGCAAGCATCTTGCGTTGACTCGCCCTGAGGGACTTGCTAGAGTGTATCTGTCAGCCTAGCCGCCAAATGTGAAGATTAGCACAGGCTAGGCTCGATGTAAAGGCGAGCGCGACAAGCGCCATAGGAAGGGGCCATCACCCTGGAGCCGCGGGAAGAAAGGGATCGAACCCCGAGTAGAACCCGACGGGTGCGCCCGTAACAGCGCTTAAGAGTGCTCGGCACGTCCGAAAGCTCCGATGCCGAGAAGTGCGGTGGTAACGCGGGAGCCCCCTCTCGTCCGCACCTGAGAAGCCCTACCGTGGGGTGAAGGTACGGACGTTTTGTTTTTCCCCGGCTTTAGGGTTTCCAGAAGGAGACCGGAACATGGTAGAGGAAAAGAAGCTGTTCAAAGAGGTGGGGGAAATGAACTTTCCCGCCCTCGAGGTCCAAGTCCTGGAGTTTTGGAAGCGGGAGAACATCTTCCAGAAGTCGGCCACAAAGCCTGCCCCCCAGGGCGAGTTCGTCTTCTATGAAGGCCCCCCCACCGCCAACGGGTTACCGGCGATGCACCACGTGCTGGCACGCAGCTTCAAAGACCTGTTCCCCCGCTACAAGACCATGCAGGGCTTCCACGTCACCCGCAAAGGCGGCTGGGACACCCACGGCCTGCCGGTCGAGATCGCGGTGGAGAAGCGGCTGGGCGTGCTGGGGCGCAAGGCGCTCTCGCGCGAGGAGATCGCCGAGTTCAACGAGACCTGCAAGAAGTACGTCTTCGAGAACATCCAAGACTGGAATTACTTCACCGAGCGACTGGGCTTCTGGGTGGACCTGGAGAACGCCTACATCACCTACACCAACGAGTACATCGAGTCGGTGTGGAACCTCTTGAAACGGCTGTGGGACAGGGGCCTCATCACCCAAGACTACAAGGTGGTGCCCCTCTCCCCGCGCATCTCCACCACCCTCTCGCAAAACGAGATCGCCGACGGCTACCGCGAGGTAGACGACCCCAGCGTCTACGTGCGCTTCCCGCTGAAGCTGGAAACCACCCCTCGAGCGGTGCGCGAGAAGCTCGAGGCCCAGGGGGTGCGGCTGGAAGGCCTGGAGAACCTCGCCATCCTGGTCTGGACCACCACCCCCTGGACCCTGCCCTCCAACACCATGGCCGCGGTGCACCCCCAGATGGACTACGCCCTGGTGCGCTCGCCCTCGGCGGGGCACCTGATCTTCGCGCGGGAGGCGGTGGAGCGGCTGAAGGAGCTGCACAAAGAGGAACTCGAGGTCCTGGCGCAGCTCAAGGGCGCCGACCTGGAGTGGTGGGAGTACATCCCCCCCTTCCCCGAGGTCTGCGTCGAATTGGGGGTGGTGAAGGAGCAGGGTGAGCGGCGGGAGGACGGCAGGCCGGTCATGCACTTCGTGGCCCTGGCCGACTTCGTCAGCGCCGAGGACGGCTCGGGAGTAGCCCACGAGGCCCCGGTCTACGGCGCGGAGGACCTCGAGCTCTCCCGCCAGTACGGCACCCCGCTGCTCTTCGGCACCGATGAGTACGGCGTGATGCGGGTCACCGGGGAGCGGGGCAAGTTCTTCAAGGACGCCGACCGGGGGCTCATCCGGGCCATGAAAGAGCGCGGAGTGCTCTACCACGCGGGCACCATCCGTCACCGTTATCCCTTCCACGACCGCACCGGCGATCCCATCCTCTACTTCGCCAAGCCCTCCTGGTACATCAAGACCTCGCTCTTCCGCGAGCAGCTTTACGCCCGCAACGAGGAGATCAACTGGGTGCCCCCCCACATCAAGCATGGGCGCTTCGGCAACTGGCTCAAGGACAACGTGGACTGGGCCATCAGTCGCGAGCGCTACTGGGGCACGCCGCTGCCCATCTGGGTGGCGGAGGACGGCTCGGAGAAGATCTGCGTGGGAAGCGTGCGGGAGCTCTCCGAGCTGGCCGGGCGCGACCTCTCGGGGCTCGACCTGCACCGCCCCTACGTCGACGACGTCACCTTCGTCAAGGACGGCAAGACCTTCCGCCGGGTGCCGGAGGTGCTCGACGTGTGGTTCGACTCCGGGGCCATGCCCTACGCCCAGTGGCACCTGATGCTCGGCGAAGACGGCCGGCCGCTGCCCGGAACCGAGGCCAACTACGAGCTATTCAAGCGGCACTTCAACGCCGACTTT from Meiothermus sp. Pnk-1 carries:
- the pdxT gene encoding pyridoxal 5'-phosphate synthase glutaminase subunit PdxT, which codes for MKIGVLALQGDFREHKQMLQSLGVEALEVRKQEQLEGLSGLIVPGGESTTIGKLAREYGLEQAVRERVEQGSLAVWGTCAGAIWLAKEILGYPEQPRAGLLDIAIRRNAFGRQVDSFEEPLEIQGFTTPFHAVFIRAPVIERVGPGVEVLAREGNRVVLVRSGRLMASSFHPELTEDSRLHRLFVEMARG
- the pdxS gene encoding pyridoxal 5'-phosphate synthase lyase subunit PdxS; the encoded protein is MEKGTLRVKTGFAEMFKGGVIMDVMNPEQARIAEDAGATAVMALERIPADIRAQGGVARMSDPEMIEKIKEAVSIPVMAKVRIGHFVEAQILEAIGVDFIDESEVLTPADEAYHINKWEFKVPFVCGATNIGEALRRIGEGAAMIRTKGEAGTGNVVEAVRHARSVLGDIRRIQAMPKEELMTFAKENGAPYDLVLWVHENGRLPVVNFAAGGVATPADAALMMQLGMDGVFVGSGIFKSAANLSEAERPKAWFRRAQAIVKAVTHYNDPAVLAEVSKGLGEAMVGINLDYLAEEEKLAKRGW
- a CDS encoding peptidoglycan DD-metalloendopeptidase family protein, whose amino-acid sequence is MLNLPLATLDIPKELAPSNEVVLDAPAKKGWVLYTVKSGDTLSAIASRYAVDPRAILWSTGISSPDLKPGQLLRIPITAQVEHEARIPPGVREYVVQSGDTLQTLARRFGVTELDLVSANPSLSSLDRLAEGSVIYIPTQTKGLLIEMGKGQTLADLAERFGVPLLSIAKANGVKNPLELRAGDLVLLPGIQARTTYDRLLAVREEERRQREEEQRRLAEERRRQEEARRLAEQQRQRQLAQARLQRQQQAAVAHRSQAGQSPTVRRVDYEAATSGFQWPLGNFVITTYYGQRGAFQRFHTGIDLAAPMGTPIYAAKAGQVETAGWSSWGYGLHVIIDHGSGVETLYGHMSRIAVQPGQFVERGQLIGYVGSTGWSTGPHCHFEVRVGGATRNPLAYLP
- the rho gene encoding transcription termination factor Rho, coding for MRTARSKKAAAESTPLSYQELSAKILPELHLIAARQGIEDYKKMGKDDLVMALLQQEAAGEGLKLAKGYLEISPDGYGFLQENLYNLETRSVIVSAGLIKQHQLRTGDYVVGKARPPRDNERYGTLMKVEAVNNLDPEAAARRPKFDELIPQFPDRQLRLETTPDEMSTRVIDLLSPIGRGQRGLIVAPPKAGKTTLLKKIAKAILKNEPDVKVIVLLIDERPEEVTDFRESVDGAEVIASTFDEPPQNHIRVAEFVHERSRRIVEEGGHVVILLDSITRLARANNLVTPPTGRTLSGGLDSAALHFPKRFLGAARNIRGGGSLTILATALVETGSRMDDVIFEEFKGTGNMELQLNRRLEERRIFPAIDISKSSTRREELLLGEEVLQKVWLLRKVLADMDPAEAMEMLLSRLSRTKSNKEFLATLAGK
- the fsa gene encoding fructose-6-phosphate aldolase, with protein sequence MDLYLDTAEVSEIREIASWGVLAGVTTNPSLVAKSGRDLEEVIREISEIVQGPVSAEVTATEAAAMIAEGRKLAAIDPNVVVKLPTIVEGLKACKALSAEGIRVNMTLIFSANQALLAARAGAWCVSPFAGRLDDISWDGMDLVAEIAQIFDIHGIGTRVLAASIRHPVHVLQAAKAGADIATMPAKVFQQLIQHPLTDKGLQQFLADWEKSKEKAK
- the ileS gene encoding isoleucine--tRNA ligase, whose translation is MFKEVGEMNFPALEVQVLEFWKRENIFQKSATKPAPQGEFVFYEGPPTANGLPAMHHVLARSFKDLFPRYKTMQGFHVTRKGGWDTHGLPVEIAVEKRLGVLGRKALSREEIAEFNETCKKYVFENIQDWNYFTERLGFWVDLENAYITYTNEYIESVWNLLKRLWDRGLITQDYKVVPLSPRISTTLSQNEIADGYREVDDPSVYVRFPLKLETTPRAVREKLEAQGVRLEGLENLAILVWTTTPWTLPSNTMAAVHPQMDYALVRSPSAGHLIFAREAVERLKELHKEELEVLAQLKGADLEWWEYIPPFPEVCVELGVVKEQGERREDGRPVMHFVALADFVSAEDGSGVAHEAPVYGAEDLELSRQYGTPLLFGTDEYGVMRVTGERGKFFKDADRGLIRAMKERGVLYHAGTIRHRYPFHDRTGDPILYFAKPSWYIKTSLFREQLYARNEEINWVPPHIKHGRFGNWLKDNVDWAISRERYWGTPLPIWVAEDGSEKICVGSVRELSELAGRDLSGLDLHRPYVDDVTFVKDGKTFRRVPEVLDVWFDSGAMPYAQWHLMLGEDGRPLPGTEANYELFKRHFNADFICEAIDQTRGWFYSLHAIATLLYDRPAFKNVICLGHLVDEKGQKMSKSKGNVVEPLPAFDKYGADAVRWYMFTASEPGDTKRFSERLVAEAMRGFLGTLWNVYSFFVLYANLDRPNLKARPPVEGRPEIDRWLYSRTQELIEEVTKALDGYDARGGARALEGFVEELSNWYVRRNRRRFWKNDDVADREAAYATLWEALVAVSQLSAPFTPFVAEALWQNLVRSVNPDAPESVHLSQWPQPEAMDRSLLESMHAVLEVVRLARAARARSGVKTRIPLPLMLVTAPTAEERAGLQHFASEIADELNVKELQVLGPEEEVLSYRVLPNLPLLGRKYGKKVPAIRQALAELDGKYVAQTLKAQQVLHLEIEGQTIALSPDELLLEALSPAGYEALEDRGYVAALEVRVDEELFLEGLARELIRLVQQARKEMGLQVSDRIHLSYQAEGKYAEALARFGQRLAEETLALSLEPRPNPEGFLTQLEDEEGKVALGLVKA